DNA from Rhinatrema bivittatum chromosome 16, aRhiBiv1.1, whole genome shotgun sequence:
GCTCCTGGGTAATTGGGTTCCTCTATTCAATGGTGCACACTATTTTAACATCCAGGTTACCTTTCTGTAAATACAATACAATTAGTAACTTCTACTGTGATGTTAAACCCTTGTTAAAACTAGCATGTATCAATACCCAGTTTAATGAGCGTCTGTTGAACATTGTTACTGGCTTCATAGCACTTAGTGCCTTTTCCTTAGTCATGATATCTTATTATCACATCAGCTCATCTATCCTCAAAATGCATTCAATCAATGGCAGAGAGAAAGCTATTTCTACCTGTGCCTCCCATCTGACTGTTGTATGTTTCTACTATGAGACAGCTATCTGTACATATCTGAGACCCACATCAGAGTATTTCCTTGAGCAAGACAGAATTTCTGCAATTTTTGTCACAGTGTTCACCCCTGCATTGAATCCCATTATTTATACTTTAAGAAACAAGGAGGTGCAAAGCTCCCTCAGAAGAaccataataacaaaaacaaatttttgctaGATTAAATAAGAAGTTCCATACAGAATTAATGGGGCTTACTTTCCAATACAAGTGTGAAAATATGTGAATCCAAAAGTATGTCTGGCAGGTTACCCTTGGACCTCTTCACATGCACTGAAAATTTGATGTGACTTGGACTCTAAGTGGTGAATTTTCAGAGACATGAAAAAATGTGGCCATTATAAAATATCCCGAGGCTTGTAGTGCATGAAAAGAATGTGCTTTGTAAAGCTTAcactatgcttatggccagggacacaagaacacttagactcagtaaaaagtataatgtatttttattagtcaatttaagtgttctcgggagatgctgggtactgggtgcccttagtcttacaaactgaccagcatctctctggatacaggaagtgacccttgttttatagataacattcaaatacaggaaaaggatagaaggttctagagacttgcatgactgcccaaaggatcatttacataagttgtaatgtcgactgcatgattaaatcattgCTAACtaccctgattggcttcccaggatgtgtagcccatttcccatggctctctttgttctgttaaactcttactggtaAAGGCAATCAACActgtctgtaactgtgtggattacaaactcctgagaatggtgcctgaagctcccctgtggtttcttcttttgtgactctatgaatagacatcacctgtctggtgccagcttgcctgcctccacagatatccagggacattctgtaagtcatgctcagaaagtcactccagagtccattcagcccaggcaggccaaagacacgcagaggcttctggggatttccttctccatgctggttttctgttcaggcatacttctcaactTAATCAAGTTCACTCATACTTCTGTGTGCACTGAGGAGATACATTTTGGAGGTCAGAGTTGGTACTTATGagcttacatttatttttcagaaCTGTGCATATACGTTAATCCATACAAGTTATGCCCTATGAATtgcagatgtaactttgtttGGGTTATTTTGTTCAAATTacccaagcattttcaaaacaaacttatgcatataagtttactttcaaaaagtGGGGTTAAATCAGCTTGCAAAAGTTGCCTGTGAACCTTATTCCTGTCCTCACAGTTCTAAAATGATTCTCCTTGGAAGTCTGTGGGTACCTTTTACCATATTTTACTCACCCTAGACCTACagaccccactcaaactccatgcCTCAGACAGGCCTATCAGAGAGACATATAAAGGAATGCTGCAAGTCCCACCTACCAAATCCACCCGTCTAACAaacaccaaagaacgttccttctctacagcaggaccagtcctctggaacaaactaccgactgatctaagactggaaccttgcctccacaccttccgaaggaaacttaagacgtggcttttcctccaagccttcccctaaaaCAAATTAACTCGTCATACCCAGATCAAGGAACTGAATGTCATATTTTATGATAATTCCTAGTTAATTTCTATCGCTCTTTCTCctacttcacttattcctagctactctagctcccaagttcaacacccctgttttattgtaactttgatagtttcgacctttcttatttacccaactaatcaaacttaatatttcacttggaagcagctccagcactgctctctacattaatggtgggggtgaaaagggaattagaacataaggttactaagagccaagagaaacagttaagtatgagaacaaatgtgtgaagcttgctgggcagactggatggaccggttggtcttcttctgccgtcatttctatgtttctatgtttctatgtttctatgttactttgGTTtttcccttgttccatgtaaaccggcctgatatgaatcccattcatgaaggccggtatagaaatatttttaaataaataaataaataaataaatattttaaagtgaaAGTATCTTTCTGCTTTCACTTTGATAATTATCCCAGGAAGGCTACCCAAACACATTTAGATCTATCCTTATGGGTAGCTTGTCAGAGAAAAAAAGacataaatacttttgaaagtAAGAACAAGCACCTGCCCATTCTCACTTCAACTAAATTTACCCATGTAGTggcactaaaaggtgaattttcaaaagtagggATGGGAATTTTCAAACCAGCACACAGATGTGTGCGTCAGCCTGCAGCCAGGGACacgaccattttataacttgcatgtgtcTATGCACACAtcttataaaacagcctggccacgcgcatgtGCCCCTTATTTTCAGTGGGCGCAGAAattccacttctaccacataagttgtGGGATTTTAAAAGCGGTGCACTCCCATGCCATTGCAGGTTTACCAGTACatccaccattttgcccagttaacagctaggtcctccaacctaGGTTTGATAACACTTCCCCCTGTTACTCCAGACCCTCAGAAATGGCTTAATCCTTTTATTTTAGAACTTATAATTCATcaacagcagaagtaaagataaGCAACCCGGGACTTTGGCCCATACCGGGGcttgtaagtatttatgtgcacatctcttggccctaacatgcccatgccctgctcctttgTGTTAACTTTTCAGATGTGcgcacagtggggcggattttcagagccctgctcgcctaaatccgcctaaatccgggcggatttaggcaagcagggccctgcgcgccggtgcgcctatgttcaataggcctaccggcgcgcgcaga
Protein-coding regions in this window:
- the LOC115077811 gene encoding olfactory receptor 12D2-like, whose amino-acid sequence is MEVGNGSRITEFILLGFKDVPELQMFLFALFSVFFLITLGGNFTIVILVITDPHLHIPMYFLLANLSFLDICYSNVTVPKLLVNFLSEKTTISFQGCITQLHFFHFFGSTEAMILCAMSYDRYVAICNPLRYPILMNTKVCILLALSSWVIGFLYSMVHTILTSRLPFCKYNTISNFYCDVKPLLKLACINTQFNERLLNIVTGFIALSAFSLVMISYYHISSSILKMHSINGREKAISTCASHLTVVCFYYETAICTYLRPTSEYFLEQDRISAIFVTVFTPALNPIIYTLRNKEVQSSLRRTIITKTNFC